In one Nocardioides sp. NBC_00368 genomic region, the following are encoded:
- a CDS encoding type II 3-dehydroquinate dehydratase: MLLVSNALKQVLVLNGPNLGRLGKRQPEIYGHTTHDELAAMCVDWGHALGFAVDVRQTNHEGDMVDWLNAAADKDIPVVLNAAAWTHYSYAIYDACAQLTAPLIEVHISEPLERPEVFRHTSVVTPHATAVVAGKGIDGYREALEVVAGKLGQA; this comes from the coding sequence ATGTTGCTCGTGAGCAATGCTTTGAAGCAAGTCCTGGTCCTCAACGGCCCCAACCTCGGACGTCTCGGGAAGCGTCAGCCCGAGATCTACGGGCACACCACCCACGACGAGCTCGCCGCGATGTGCGTCGACTGGGGCCACGCGCTCGGCTTCGCCGTGGACGTACGTCAGACCAACCATGAGGGCGACATGGTCGACTGGCTCAACGCCGCCGCTGACAAGGACATCCCGGTCGTGCTCAACGCCGCCGCCTGGACCCATTACTCCTACGCCATCTACGACGCCTGCGCGCAGCTGACCGCCCCCTTGATCGAGGTGCACATCTCCGAGCCTCTGGAGCGGCCCGAGGTCTTCCGGCACACCAGCGTCGTCACCCCCCATGCGACCGCGGTCGTGGCGGGCAAGGGCATCGACGGCTACCGCGAG